From Euwallacea similis isolate ESF13 chromosome 11, ESF131.1, whole genome shotgun sequence, the proteins below share one genomic window:
- the LOC136412182 gene encoding uncharacterized protein: protein MKYYWFNKICCVPGCGNTSTEGGGCSKEYFDFPAEPQARAKWLSAVRTHDREDLKVCEDHFKGEDIFKDKTNRKKLRLNSVPSAKLPSHVCVTCFGSSASLNDCSGLSSKSCDCNNASKTTQLTQPVLPLTVKKSRIRWSLEEKKILFKAVKDHGEAKFANSQVRINWASVVNHCRANRCFGNEKELRTVWQNMRVNASKVCKNQIFGSKLDRKVSRFLYGKPPTRSRNSTEDSSSTGESANNKERKHSKGDSSDDEFEESGEGVMMHYFRAEEGEEEKGDEVIIKENDLYNNNNKNDDQKTDFNEIKTNEACNNNNAMEISTDEGGEDSDEYYSITDVEEKFNIKIRPHPEEVISLLSSDDEE, encoded by the exons ATGAAATATTACTGGTTCAACAAAATATGCTGCGTGCCTGGTTGTGGCAACACATCCACTGAGGGTGGAGGCTGTTcaaaggaatattttgattttccagcTGAGCCACAGGCACGGGCAAAATGGCTGAGTGCAGTACGCACTCATGACAGGGAAGATTTGAAAGTTTGTGAAGACCATTTCAAG GGAGaagatattttcaaagatAAGAccaataggaaaaaattaaggtTGAATTCAGTTCCTTCAGCCAAATTACCCTCACATGTGTGTGTCACCTGTTTTGGTTCATCAGCATCTTTGAATGATTGTTCTGGCTTATCA TCAAAAAGTTGTGACTGCAATAATGCATCCAAAACCACACAGCTTACCCAACCAGTCTTACCATTAACTGTCAAGAA aagtcGCATACGATGGTCCCTagaggaaaagaaaattttatttaaagctgTGAAAGATCATGGTGAGGCTAAATTCGCCAACAGTCAAGTTCGAATCAATTGGGCCAGTGTTGTGAATCACTGCAG AGCAAACAGATGTTTTGGCAATGAAAAGGAACTCAGAACTGTGTGGCAAAACATGAGAGTGAATGCCTCTAAGGTGTgcaaaaaccaaatattcgGGTCGAAATTGGATCGCAAAGTATCTAGGTTTCTTTACGGAAAACCGCCGACACGATCCAGAAATTCCACTGAGGATTCTAGTTCCACTGGCGA GAGTGCAAAtaacaaggaaagaaaacACTCGAAAGGTGACTCCAGTGATGACGAATTTGAGGAATCTGGAGAGGGGGTAATGATGCATTACTTTCGCGCTGAAGAAGGGGAGGAGGAGAAAGGCGATgaagtaataataaaagaaaatgatctatataacaataacaataaaaatgatgatCAAAAGACTGACTTTAACGAAATCAAAACCAATGAAgcatgtaataataataatgctaTGGAAATCTCTACGGATGAGGGGGGTGAAGACAGCGATGAGTATTACTCGATTACAGACGTGGAAgagaaatttaacattaaaattcgGCCACATCCTGAAGAA gtAATATCGCTGCTTTCTTCTGATGATGAAGAATAA